One genomic segment of Acinetobacter oleivorans DR1 includes these proteins:
- a CDS encoding Y-family DNA polymerase: MKHENKVFFLIDVNNMYVSCERVFDPSLNNKPVIVLSNNDGCAVARSNESKALNIKMGVPLFQIKDIVQKHNVVVLSSNYVMYAEMSRRFHKILASYVTDEEVEPYSIDECFVDFTAYEKNFDLEKVGHDMRAKIWKWIGLPVCVGIGRSKTEAKISNHIAKKNQGFNGVCDLVNMDPCNKEYYFDQIDVSEVWGVGRKHAKKLYSMGVKTVLDLACTEAREKQRQFSIVMARTINELQGMSCIEIEDTPPSKKQIIKSCSFGAKVTELNDLKEAIAMHAQEACKRLRDEESLCGCLLVFVQSSPFDESAPFYNKSITGAFSEPTDSALDFVKAATRMLNEIYKEGIKYKKCGVVLTGLEPKSGHTYDLLTDFEMIEKKEQLMKALDNVHTKFGKKKLGVGPCYIPGRTWSMSRDKLTKNPFMWDQLLTIKS, from the coding sequence ATGAAACATGAGAACAAAGTCTTTTTCTTGATAGACGTCAATAACATGTACGTCTCTTGTGAGAGAGTCTTTGACCCGAGTTTAAACAACAAACCTGTGATTGTTCTCAGCAATAATGATGGGTGCGCCGTGGCGCGCAGCAACGAATCCAAAGCCCTAAATATAAAAATGGGTGTGCCGTTATTCCAAATTAAAGACATAGTCCAAAAACATAACGTAGTAGTGCTATCAAGCAACTATGTAATGTATGCCGAAATGTCACGGCGCTTTCATAAGATCCTTGCTTCATACGTAACAGATGAAGAGGTTGAGCCCTACTCAATCGATGAATGCTTTGTTGATTTCACAGCTTATGAGAAGAACTTTGATTTAGAAAAAGTCGGTCACGATATGCGGGCGAAGATATGGAAATGGATTGGTTTGCCCGTGTGCGTAGGAATTGGTCGCAGCAAGACGGAGGCAAAGATCTCCAATCATATAGCTAAGAAAAATCAAGGCTTTAACGGCGTTTGCGATCTCGTCAATATGGATCCATGTAATAAAGAATATTATTTTGATCAGATCGATGTAAGTGAAGTTTGGGGCGTTGGACGTAAGCATGCAAAGAAGTTGTATTCTATGGGAGTTAAAACAGTATTGGACCTAGCTTGTACTGAAGCACGCGAAAAGCAGCGTCAGTTTTCTATAGTCATGGCCCGTACCATTAATGAACTACAAGGCATGTCATGCATTGAGATTGAAGACACTCCGCCATCAAAAAAACAAATTATTAAATCGTGTTCTTTTGGAGCAAAAGTAACTGAGCTAAATGATTTGAAAGAAGCTATAGCAATGCATGCACAAGAAGCATGTAAGCGGTTGCGTGATGAAGAGTCACTATGTGGTTGTTTACTTGTGTTTGTTCAATCAAGTCCATTTGATGAAAGTGCGCCATTTTATAATAAGTCTATTACTGGCGCATTTTCTGAGCCTACTGATAGCGCGCTTGACTTTGTAAAAGCAGCGACAAGGATGTTGAACGAGATCTATAAAGAAGGGATTAAATACAAGAAATGCGGCGTAGTGCTGACAGGTCTAGAGCCAAAATCTGGCCATACCTATGACCTATTAACCGACTTTGAAATGATAGAAAAGAAAGAACAATTGATGAAGGCGCTTGATAACGTGCACACAAAATTCGGAAAGAAAAAGCTCGGTGTTGGTCCTTGTTATATACCTGGTCGAACTTGGTCAATGTCGAGGGATAAACTGACTAAAAACCCATTTATGTGGGATCAACTATTGACGATAAAGAGTTAA
- a CDS encoding LexA family protein, with amino-acid sequence MSEIAPSIIQIKPYLTQGAVLSEALLIKQVVPSTHLLVPYALEKISAGFPSPAQDYIDKALDMNEHLIKNETATFIVKVASLSMLNAGIDIDDELIVDRSLDAKHGDIVVALIDNDFTVKRLMIDEKGQWLKAENPDYKDIHLLDGQELIIWGVVTCIIKMIRNS; translated from the coding sequence ATGAGCGAAATTGCACCATCCATCATCCAGATAAAACCGTACCTCACACAAGGCGCTGTTTTATCTGAAGCCTTGTTAATCAAGCAAGTTGTACCATCAACTCACCTGCTTGTCCCTTACGCTCTTGAAAAAATTTCCGCTGGCTTCCCCTCTCCTGCACAAGACTATATAGACAAAGCGCTCGATATGAATGAGCACTTAATAAAAAATGAAACTGCAACTTTCATTGTCAAAGTTGCTTCGCTTTCAATGCTAAATGCAGGAATAGATATTGACGACGAACTAATTGTCGATCGCAGCTTAGATGCAAAACACGGCGATATTGTCGTGGCACTAATCGATAATGATTTTACAGTTAAGCGCCTAATGATCGATGAAAAAGGCCAATGGCTAAAAGCAGAAAATCCGGATTACAAAGATATTCATTTATTAGATGGCCAAGAATTAATAATTTGGGGCGTTGTCACCTGCATTATTAAAATGATTAGAAACTCATGA